One region of Cygnus atratus isolate AKBS03 ecotype Queensland, Australia chromosome 25, CAtr_DNAZoo_HiC_assembly, whole genome shotgun sequence genomic DNA includes:
- the LOC118260874 gene encoding keratin, type I cytoskeletal 19, with protein sequence MASYSFRQTTSSVAGGPGGCSVRFGGGSFRAPSIHGGSGGRGVSVSSARFVSSGLGSGPGGGYGSGFSSSFGGGFGGGYGGGLGSGDGLLSGNEKTTMQNLNDRLASYLEKVRALEEANSDLETKIRDWYQKQGPSPARDYSPYHKTIEDLRDKILAATIDNSKIVLQIDNARLAADDFKTKFETEQALRMSVEADINGLRRVLDELTLARTDLELQIESLKEELAYLKKNHEEEMSALGGQVAGQVSVELDSAPGIDLSKILADMRDQYELMAEKNRKDAEAWFHSKTEELNREVAVNTEQLQSSKSEVTDLRRTLQGLEIELQSQLSMKGALESTLADTEGRYSAQLAHIQDLIGSIEAQLADLRADMERQNSEYKMLMDIKTRLEQEIATYRQLLEGQESQMFGSLSGTADKRDKLADGK encoded by the exons ATGGCGAGTTACAGCTTCAGGCAAACCACCTCTTCCGTGGCAGGGGGACCCGGTGGCTGCTCCGTCCGTTTTGGTGGAGGCTCCTTCAGGGCTCCAAGCATCCACGGGGGATCTGGTGGCAGGGGTGTGTCAGTGTCTTCTGCTAGATTTGTCTCTTCTGGTCTAGGAAGCGGCCCGGGTGGTGGATATGGAAGTGGTTTTAGCAGCAGCTTTGGTGGCGGTTTTGGTGGTGGTTACGGGGGTGGTCTGGGTAGCGGTGATGGCCTCCtctcaggaaatgaaaagacaacGATGCAAAACCTGAACGACCGCCTCGCATCTTACCTGGAGAAGGTTCGGGCACTGGAAGAAGCAAACTCTGATCTTGAAACTAAAATCCGAGACTGGTACCAAAAACAAGGACCAAGCCCAGCTCGAGACTACAGCCCTTATCACAAGACTATTGAGGACCTTCGAGACAAG ATCCTTGCTGCCACTATTGACAACTCGAAGATCGTCTTGCAGATTGACAATGCCAGACTGGCTGCTGATGACTTCAAGACCAA GTTTGAAACAGAGCAAGCCCTTCGCATGAGCGTGGAGGCTGACATCAACGGCCTGCGCAGAGTCCTGGACGAGCTCACACTGGCTAGGACAGACTTGGAGCTGCAGATTGAGAGCTTAAAGGAGGAGCTCGCCTACCTAAAGAAGAACCATGAGGAG GAAATGAGTGCCCTGGGAGGACAAGTGGCTGGCCAAGTCAGCGTCGAACTGGACTCTGCTCCAGGCATTGACCTGTCCAAGATCCTGGCTGATATGAGGGACCAGTATGAACTCATGGCCGAGAAGAACAGGAAGGATGCTGAGGCCTGGTTCCACAGTAAG ACTGAGGAGCTGAACCGCGAAGTAGCTGTCAACACCGAACAATTGCAGAGCAGCAAGTCCGAAGTCACTGACCTGCGACGCACCCTCCAGGGGCTGGAAATAGAACTTCAGTCCCAGCTCAGCATG AAAGGCGCGCTGGAAAGCACCTTGGCAGACACCGAAGGGCGTTACAGTGCCCAGCTGGCGCACATCCAGGACCTGATTGGCAGCATCGAGGCCCAGCTGGCCGACCTCCGAGCTGATATGGAGCGCCAGAACAGCGAATACAAGATGCTCATGGATATCAAGACTCGTCTGGAGCAGGAGATCGCTACTTACCGACAGCTCCTGGAGGGCCAGGAGTCCCA GATGTTTGGCTCCCTTTCTGGAACTGCCG